The genome window CTACCCCTGACCAGCTCGGCTCGCAACCGTTCAGCTCGGATCCGGTTTTTGGctgtcgcatcaattggcgccgtctgtgggaacccGAAATTTATCTCTTGCGAGTCATGCCAAGAACGAGATCGCAGAGGAATGCCGATGGGTCCAAGGGGAATGGAGGAAGCGGTCCCCATCAGTCTGCCCGGAGTCCGACCCCTGGAGGTGAGGGTGTGGGAGCCTCACGGATCCCGCCAGAGCAATTGGTTCAGGTGGTAGCAGGGAACCTGCCCACTTTTGAGGCCATTGTGAATTACCTCAAGGGGCAGACGGGAGGACATCTGGGCCAAGGGCCAAAGAACCTGGAGGAGGGTCCAACCGAGTCCCGGACTGGGAGCCCTAACCCCCAGCTCAAGCGAGTGCGCCAGGAGCCCACGCGCGAGCACATCGACATCGGGGAGCCCTCTCACAAGCACTCCCGAACTGAGCATCCGGAGCCTGTCCGGAGGCACTCTAAGGAGGAGCTCTAGCCTCGGAAAGAGCAGCTCcaggtgcaggacgagctggacctactCTTGGACACAGAGGCAGACAGGTACATCGCTTCCCCTTTCGTGCCTGATGTTGAGAACTATCCGTTGCCTACAAAGTTCAAGATACCTAGCATGAAGTCTTACGATGCGACTACGGATCCGGAGGACCACTTGTTTGCCTTCTTGACCCAAATGCGTCTTCAAACTGCCGCCGATGCGGTCAGGTGTAAGACTTTCCCAATGTTTTTGGAGGGCAAGGCACGTCAGTGGTTCCAGGGGCTTCCCCCCAGGTCCATCCGGTCCTTTGCCCAGCTCGCGCGGTTGTTCGCGGCCCAATTCGTCTCGTCGCGCGCCTTCTCCAAGAGTACTGCTCATCTGATGACTATTCAACAGAAGCCAGAGGAGTCCCTACGCGAATACATGGTGCGCTTCAACAACGAGTCCCTTCAGGTTCGAGATCGCGACGACAAGGTGGTCATGGCAGCCTTCATAAACGGGCTGCGCAAGCAGAAGCTCTACACCGAGCTTGTGGAGAAACCTCCCAAATCAGTTTAGGAAATGCTAGACCGAGCTCATGAGAAGGCCAACGCGGAGGAGGCCAACCGCCTAAAAAGTGTGCAGGAAAGGCTGAGAGATGACAAACGTAGGAAGGGCGCCGATCAGGTGGATGCACGGACTGGGCTGGCAAGGAAGACCTATGACCGTCCCCCCAGGAACCGCCCCCTGGGCGGAGACAAACCTTGGACTACTCTCACTGCGCCCCGAACTCGGGTCCTCGCGGTGATGGAGCAGGAGGGGCTGTCCCGACCTCCTCGACCCCTGGGTGGGGACAAGAGCCGACGTGACCAGGGTCTGTACTGTGCGTATCACCGAGATGTGGGACATGACACGGAAGACTGTCGTCACCTGAAGAAAGACATTGAAAGGTTAATAAAACGGGGGTACCTCGGTCAGTTCATAAGGGAGGAACGATCTGACCAACAGCGGGGGAGGCCCAGGTAGGAGCGACAGGGCCACACCCGGGATCGACCTCAGGGGCCCCGCGGCCGAACTCCCGAGCAGGAAGTTCAAAACCTGGCCGGGGTAATTAACACTATAGCTGGAGGACCTGTAGGAGGGGATAGTCACACAGCTCGGCGGCACAATCGCCCTCCTCCTTTGGGGGAGAGTTCAAACAAGCGATTgaagatgtataaggaaatcatTTACGGACCTGAGGATGCAGTTCCTTTGGCCTCCAATAATCATGAAGTCATTGTGATAGAAGTCGTCACTTGTAACTACAAGGTGAAAAAAGTATACATAGACAATGGAAGTGCTATAGATGTGCTGTATTACAAGACTTTCAAGGAGTTGCAGCTGGAGGATAGGCAGCTCATCCCAGTGCGAACTCCTCTGATCGGGTTTGCAGGCCCTCCCGTGAGGCCGGAGGGAATAATAACCCTCATGGTCACAGTGGGGGTCTCCCCAAGGTGCCGGACCGTTCCAGTAAACTTTGCGGTGGTGAAAGAACCCTCATCATACAACATGATCCTGGGACGGCCTACCCTGAATGCCCTCCGAGCTGTTTGTTCCACTTTGCACCTCAATATGAAGTTCCCCACTCCGGATGGGGTGGCAGAGGTGCTCGGAGATCCGAAAGTAGCCAGGGCCTGCTATATTGCCACCCTTAAAGGCAAGGAGAAATTGGTGATCCAAACTACTTGTTTAGAATCTTGGGAGCCCCTGAGGAAGGGGGAAAGGTTGGAGACAGATGAAGGGCTGGCCGAGTTGCCTGTCCGCCTTGACCAGCCTGAGCGCACGGTCAAGGTCGGCACCTGCCTGGGCGATTCAATTCGGCATTCCTTGCAAACTCTCATAGAAGAATACGCAGAGATCTTTGCATGGAGTGCGGATGACATGCCAGGGGTCCCGACCGATCTGGCCGTTCACAGGCTGCATGTGGACCCTAGCGTCCGACCTGTGAAGCAGAAGAAGAGGAGCTTTGCTCCTGAGCGAAAGGAGGTCGTCCGTGACGAGGTGAGTAAGCTGCTGGAGGCTAAGATCGTTAAGGAGGTCTACTACCCGACCTGGCTGGCCAACCCGGTGCTGGTCAAGAAGGAGGAGAAGGCTTGGAGGATGTGTGTGGATTTCACTGACTTAAACAAGGCCTGCCCAAAGGACTGCTACCCACTTCCACGGATTGATCAGCTTGTGGATTCAACAGCGGGTTATGAGATTTTCTGTTTCTTGGACGCTTTCAAGGGGTATCATCAGATAGCCCTGGACGAGAAAGATCAGGAGAAGACCTCGTTTATCACTGAGGACGGCACGTATTGTTATGTTACCATGTCATTCATGCTAAAGAATGCAGGCGCGACCTATCAAAGGTTGGTAAACAAGTTGTTCAAAAATCAGATCGGCCGGAACCTGGAAgtttatgttgatgatatgttaGTCAAAAGTCGAACCCCGGAACAGTTCTTCTCTGACCTGAGGGAAATTTTTGAGGTTCTCCGGAGCTCACGAATGCGGCTAAACCCAAAGAAATGCACCTTTGGGGTCAGGTCGGGAAAATTCCTCGGCTATATGATTTCCAAAGAAAGGGTGAGGGCTAACCCGGACAAAATCAAGGCTATTATGGACATGGCACCACCTCGGAATATTAAGGAGGTGCAACGGTTGACTGGGAGGATGGTGGCCTTGAACAGGTTCCTGTCTAAATCGGCAGTTTGGGGGTCGCCTTTCTTCAAGGCCCTGAAGGGAGGTCGGCAGTTTGAATGGAGTTCGGAGTGCCAGAAAGCGTTTGATGAGCTAAAAGAGCACCTCGCTCGGTTACCAGCCCTGACCTCGCCCGAGTTGGGAGAAACCCTGTTCATCTACTTAGCTGCGGGAGAGGAGGCCATTAGCGCGGTACTGATTCGAGAGGAAAACAAAGTCCAGAAACCCGTATACTATGTCAGCCGCTTCCTGCAGGGAGTCGAGGCAAGGTATTCGGCTGTAGAACGGTATGTTTTGGCATTAGTACATGCAGCTCGGAAACTCAGGACGTACTTCCAAGCTCATCTTGTGGTGGTTATGACGGACCAGCCCCTGAAGCAGATCTTCTTCAAGCCCGAGTCCTCGGGTCGAATGGTGAAATGGGCGATGAAATTATCAGAGTACGATCTGGGATATCAGCCTAGGACAGCCATCAAGGCCCAAGCATTGGCGGACTTCATAGCAGATGTCGTTTCCTTTGGACCGCCCGAGGCAGACGTCAATCAGGCTAAAGCCTTACAGACCCCGAAAACTACCAAAACCACACAGACCCAAGAAGCAGCAGAGGTCGCAAAGGCCGGAGACGCTGCCGAGGTCACCCAGGTCGTCCAGGTAGCAGAGGTCGGATTGCTTGATGAGGCAGTTATGTCCCAGCAGGCCGAAAAAGCCCTCAGGAACAGACAGGTCGGAGAAGCAGCTGAGGCCGAACAGACTCGCGAGACTGTCAAGGTCGGGGAGACTAAGGAGGCAGCTGAGGTCGGACAGGCCATAGACGCTGTCGAGGCCACGTATCCTGGAAAAGTCGTTAAGACTGAACTGGCCAGAGAGACTGCCCAAGAGGTTACCGAAGCTGTAAGGCGAGCTGATCCCGTCTGGACGTTATACGTGGATGGCGCGTCGAGCAAAGAAGGATGTGGTGCTGGACTCCTCCTAATCAGCCCCCCTGGAGAAGAGCTACCCTATGCACTAAGGTTTGATTTCAGAGCCTCTAATAATGAATCTGAGTATGAGGCTCTAATTGCAGGAATGGAGATGGCCAGGAAACTAGGTGCCAGGTCGTTGAAAATTTTTAGCGACTCGCAGCTGATAGTGAACCAGGTAGGGGGAAGCTACGAGGTCAAAGAGGGGGCGCTGAAAAAATACGTGGCCAAAACACACAAACTGAAGGGCCTGTTCGAGCAGTTCGCGCTGGAGCAAATCCCGCGGAGCCAGAACAAGAGAGCTGATGCCTTGTCCAAACTGGCCTCCACTTCGGCTGGCATCCTAGGTCGGGAGATAGTGGTGGAGATCGTCAGAAGTCGTGTGTATGACCAGGTCAGTACTGCGGTCATCCAAGTGGTGAGCTCTTGGATGGATCCTATTGTTCGATACTTGGCACAGGGGGAGCTCCCCCCGAGCAGGATAGAGGCCCGCAAAATTCTCCTTAAGTCACAGAAATACACGCTCGCGCAGGGAGTCCTATATAGGAAATCCTACTTGCAGCCCTGGCTGAAGTGTATAACCCCAGAGGATGGGAGCTATGTCTTGCGTGAACTGCATGAGGGCATCTGTGGTAATCACGTGGGTACCAGGGTATTGGCCAAGAAGGGAATGCTGGCCGGATACTATTGGCCCACCATTTTCAGAGACTCGGCCGAGCTGGTTGCTCGGTGTAAGTCTTGCCAGCTACACGCTCCAATTCATCACACTCCCACTCAGGAAATGATCCCGCTTAACAGTCCGTGGCCGTTCTTTCAGTGGGGAATTGACCTGCTATGACCATTTCCACGAGCTCCAGGGGGATATGAATATTTGGTGGTAGCTATTGATTACTTCACCAAATGGGTGGAGGCTGAGCCTCTCGGTACGATCAGCAGCAGGTCGATCCAGAAGTTCCTGTGGAAAGGTATAGTTTGCCGATTTGGCATACCTAGGGCTCTCGTCTCGGATAATGGCCGACAGTTCGCGGATCGTTCGCTCCAAGAATGGTGCACTGAGCTTGGTATCTAGCAGCACTTCACTTCAGTAGGACACCCCCAGACCAATGGACAGGTTGAGAATGTTAACAGAACTATCCTGCACGGTTTGAAGACAAGGATAGAATCTGCTCGGACGGGTTGAATAGACGAGCTGCCCACTATACTATGGGCTTACCGGACTACTCCTCGGACGGCTACTCAGGAAACTCCATTTGCTCTGGCCTATGGGATGGAAGCAGTGATCCCTGCGGAAATTGGGTTGCCATCATCCAGGGTACAGCACTTCGTGGCCCAGAGCAACGAGGAAGGAATGCGGCTCGACCTGGACCTGCTCGAGCATAGAAGGGAAGAAGCAGCTATAAGAATGGCTAAGTATAAAGGCCAGGTCGCGCGTTACTACAATGCCAGGGTAAGGCACCTCTATTTCAAGCCAGGAGACCTGGTGCTACGCAAAAATTTCGTAAGTCGAGCTGTGGGCACAGGCAAGTTAGACCCGAATTGGGAAGGCCCTTATGTCGTAAAGGAAGCTGACCGAGCAGGTTATTGCAAGCTAGCTCGTCTGGAGGGAGGCGAAGTCCCACGCACTTGGCACAACTCAAATTTAAGGCTTTTCCTTTAATATCCTGACCGAGCTGCTAGTAGCCAGCTGGACAGGTCtgcttttattttattagttcgGCATTTGGAATTATAAATGTAGTCAAACTTtggaataaaaagaaatttttacaaGTGTTAGGAAAGAAAAAGGCCACATATATTCCATATCACAAAGCATGTACAGGTGAGGGGCCATACAAAAGCGAGCTGGCCAGTTCGGTTCCTAGCCTAGCCTAAACCCTACAAGTCTGGGTTATGCCCTATTTGCTCAACTCTCCCCTTGCTGTTCTTGCTCTGGCTCTGGGGAGAGTGCGGGAAGAGTCGGGTCGGCAATCAAGGCAGTCAGGTCGCGGCCATTGGAATAGCCCGTGACAAGCCTGTCAATTTGGTTGGTGGATTGGGGGTTGAAGTCAGGCCATTTGCTCAGGTCAAAACCCGGCAACTTCAGGGACTCCACATCCATCAAGGCTTTCGTGTAGCCGAGTTGCAGGACAGGGCCGTTTAGGAGGGCCAGGTCGTTCATGAAGCCCTCAGACTTCTTGAACTCTTTGACGCCTAGCTGGCGTCCTTCTTCCCTTGCCGCCTTCACCAGCTCGGCAGATTTTTTCTGCTCTGTCTCCAGAGTCGCAGCCAGTTCGGCcgctttcttcttttccaattcGCAGGAGGAGTTGGCATCTGCAAGTTGCTTCTTCAGGGTCTCCAGCTCGGTCTCTGCAGCCTCGAGCTGGCTCGACAACTTCTCCTTGGCAGCGTCAACCTGGGACAGGTTGACCCCCATGTTCTCATACCGCTGGGCCAGCTCGGCCCCCGCAACATTGAGCTGCATGGCAGTCATAGGATAAGTAGGCAGCAAAACTCGGAAGGATGCCAAAGAAAGTGCTAGTTAAGGAGCTACCTGGGTGGTGCTGAGGTAGAAGTGCTCTAGCAGCTCGGCATTGAAGGCAagttggatgaagtggtgatcGCAGGGGAGTACCGCGCCCTTGACGAGCTCCTTTGCCACTTCAGGGAACTGAGCTCGGTCGTTCACCGACAACCTCCACTTCGGGCAGAAATGGAGGGGGTATGGGTGTGAGCCCAGTTCGGTAGGGGGTTTCATGGGAATCACATTCCTCATGCGCCACATAgcggggggagattgtgacgagGCCTGCTGCTCGGCGGAGCTCACCCCGTAATGAGAGGTAACAGCAGTAGAGGGCTCCTCCTGGGACTGGGGGGAAGCCGCCTCTGTCCTAGCCTTCTTAGCCGTggacttctttcttttcttctttggtCCCTCCCCCAGTGAAGATTGAGCGGCAGTCTGGGGAGTGGACACAGGTGGAGGTAGAGGAACCGCGCTGCTCGGCGCAGTGGAAGGCGCAGGAGTTGGCGTACTCGCGCTACCAGCTCCGCCAATGTTCAGCAGCTGGGAAAACCTCTTCACTGCAAGGGAAAAATACTTAGTCAGTTAGGATGATGTGGACTCATGGAAGGGAGGAGGTCGAGAAAATTACAAGCTATCAGCTCCTCGGGGGTGATAGGTCGGAGATCGGGGGCAGGGTCGTTCACCTCTGCTCGGATTAGCCCCGCCGACCAGAGCTGGGCATTGTTAAATTCCTTCACCTTTAGTTGAGCTTCCGAGCTAACCAAGCGGTCTAGCTCGGCCTCGGGCAAAGGAGAAGGGATTGGATCGGTTACCTGGGTATCCTCCCTCCAAGTTAGGGGAGGAAACCCAGTATTCTTCACAAAAAAGAACTGGGCTTTCCAGCCCTTGATGGAAGAAGGCATATGAGTGAACAGCTCGCGGGTAGGGAGTTCCCCTCCGCTCCTACTAGCGAAGTAGAACCAACCATGAACTGGGCCGCTTACCTTCATCTGAAAGAAGGACCTAAATAGGTTCAGAGAATAAGGGATCTCAAGAGCTCGGCACAAAATAAAGAAGCCGAGAATGGACCGAATGGCGTTGGGAACGACCTGGGTGATTCGAATGCCCCAGAAGGTTAGAATGTCATAAAAAAATTGGGGAATGGGAAGGCGAAGACCAGCCACGAGCTGATCCCTGTAGATAACCACAAACCCAGGGGGAGATTGGCAAGCGTACTCCCCTGGCCGGGCTACCCTAGCCTCGAACTGGGGAAGAATGTCATATCTCCCCACCAGCTCGTCTACGTCCCCCTGATCGAGAAGGGGAGGAATAATTTCGACTTCTCCAAAGTCGATGTCTGGTCCCCTAGGTGGTCCTACCCTAGAGCGAGCTGGAACTACCTCTAGGGGAATCCCTGGGACAGCAGCT of Coffea arabica cultivar ET-39 chromosome 5c, Coffea Arabica ET-39 HiFi, whole genome shotgun sequence contains these proteins:
- the LOC140007395 gene encoding uncharacterized protein gives rise to the protein MYKEIIYGPEDAVPLASNNHEVIVIEVVTCNYKVKKVYIDNGSAIDVLYYKTFKELQLEDRQLIPVRTPLIGFAGPPVRPEGIITLMVTVGVSPRCRTVPVNFAVVKEPSSYNMILGRPTLNALRAVCSTLHLNMKFPTPDGVAEVLGDPKVARACYIATLKGKEKLVIQTTCLESWEPLRKGERLETDEGLAELPVRLDQPERTVKVGTCLGDSIRHSLQTLIEEYAEIFAWSADDMPGVPTDLAVHRLHVDPSVRPVKQKKRSFAPERKEVVRDEVSKLLEAKIVKEVYYPTWLANPVLVKKEEKAWRMCVDFTDLNKACPKDCYPLPRIDQLVDSTAGYEIFCFLDAFKGYHQIALDEKDQEKTSFITEDGTYCYVTMSFMLKNAGATYQRLVNKLFKNQIGRNLEVYVDDMLVKSRTPEQFFSDLREIFEVLRSSRMRLNPKKCTFGVRSGKFLGYMISKERVRANPDKIKAIMDMAPPRNIKEVQRLTGRMVALNRFLSKSAVWGSPFFKALKGGRQFEWSSECQKAFDELKEHLARLPALTSPELGETLFIYLAAGEEAISAVLIREENKVQKPVYYVSRFLQGVEARYSAVERYVLALVHAARKLRTYFQAHLVVVMTDQPLKQIFFKPESSGRMVKWAMKLSEYDLGYQPRTAIKAQALADFIADVVSFGPPEADVNQAKALQTPKTTKTTQTQEAAEVAKAGDAAEVTQVVQVAEVGLLDEAVMSQQAEKALRNRQVGEAAEAEQTRETVKVGETKEAAEVGQAIDAVEATYPGKVVKTELARETAQEVTEAVRRADPVWTLYVDGASSKEGCGAGLLLISPPGEELPYALRFDFRASNNESEYEALIAGMEMARKLGARSLKIFSDSQLIVNQVGGSYEVKEGALKKYVAKTHKLKGLFEQFALEQIPRSQNKRADALSKLASTSAGILGREIVVEIVRSRVYDQVSTAVIQVVSSWMDPIVRYLAQGELPPSRIEARKILLKSQKYTLAQGVLYRKSYLQPWLKCITPEDGSYVLRELHEGICGNHVGTRVLAKKGMLAGYYWPTIFRDSAELVARWGYEYLVVAIDYFTKWVEAEPLGTISSRSIQKFLWKDKDRICSDGLNRRAAHYTMGLPDYSSDGYSGNSICSGLWDGSSDPCGNWVAIIQGTALRGPEQRGRNAARPGPARA